The genomic segment ACGTGGTCTATTAGAAGTTATGTTTACTCGATAGGCAATAACTTATTAAATATATATATGAATAAAAGATGCTCTAATTGAGGAAAAATATCCGCGGTAAAAATAGTTTAACACCTGCATAGTTTATGAGATTTTTATTCTTTCTTCGGCTTTTGGATTTCTTCTTTCCTTTACTCTGTGGGATTTGCGGCAGAGAAGACTTCTTCTCCTTAAAAATAGGCCTTTGTAAAAGATGCGCCTATGCTGCTCGGACTTCCAAGCCATTATACAGATGTAATTTATGTTCTTCTCCTTTGTCCGATGCGGAGAAGGTTTGTGAATTCTGCGATTCCAGAAATGTATTCTTTACAAAAGTTCTTAGCCTCAGGGATAGAAACGATTTGCTGGGGGAATTATTAAATAAACTCAAATCGAATAAAGAGTATCCAGTTTCTATTTTTCTTTCTTTGGGGATCAGAAGGGCATTGAGAGAGCTGAAGACCTTGGATCTGGACGCGTGTATCCTTCTGCCTAGTTATTCAAAAAATAGAATTTTCAATTCAGATCTCAGACCGTTCTCTCCGAGCAGTAGATTGTATGAAGAAACAAGGAGAATATTAAGAATTCCTTTAGTAGATCCATTAATGAAAACGAGTCCAGAAAGACAGGCAGGCAAAAGTTTTTCAGAAAGATTCTTTCATGCATATTCTGCTTGGGAGATTAAACCAGATTGGAAAGATCGTTGTCCTTCTCACGTATTATTATTGGACGATGTCTTTACTACTGGTGCGAGCGTGAACGAAGCG from the Leptospira saintgironsiae genome contains:
- a CDS encoding ComF family protein, whose translation is MRFLFFLRLLDFFFPLLCGICGREDFFSLKIGLCKRCAYAARTSKPLYRCNLCSSPLSDAEKVCEFCDSRNVFFTKVLSLRDRNDLLGELLNKLKSNKEYPVSIFLSLGIRRALRELKTLDLDACILLPSYSKNRIFNSDLRPFSPSSRLYEETRRILRIPLVDPLMKTSPERQAGKSFSERFFHAYSAWEIKPDWKDRCPSHVLLLDDVFTTGASVNEASRILKKNGTKSVYVLTYLRVSD